The following are encoded together in the Pectobacterium wasabiae CFBP 3304 genome:
- a CDS encoding ankyrin repeat domain-containing protein, which produces MFVIKKPSKLSSMSLVLFFLFATKCNAMNKLPAEHFFSGSQLMLAHAIERSDSVEVKDLAGKTDLNKPGAQDMTMLFFALQSAYGKNPQQLEIMAVLVRSGADPLQQVPDMGSVAEIVATSPYPEYMQAIIEGGMDVNVKIQGQPLLHDAASDDTIKTLKLMVERGANVNAVDSLGKATIMAALDGMQLDTVEWLLNHGANPNTIETNTGWSFMRQLDDVITRNDDVITRNNGDAGATHKKLMDIFQLAKQKGGHPYH; this is translated from the coding sequence ATGTTTGTGATAAAAAAGCCAAGTAAATTATCTTCAATGTCACTTGTTTTGTTTTTTCTTTTTGCGACAAAGTGTAACGCAATGAATAAATTACCTGCCGAACATTTTTTTAGTGGTTCCCAACTGATGTTAGCGCACGCTATAGAGCGTAGCGATTCTGTCGAGGTAAAGGATCTTGCTGGAAAAACTGATTTAAATAAGCCGGGTGCACAGGATATGACAATGCTTTTCTTTGCATTGCAAAGCGCTTATGGAAAGAATCCCCAGCAGTTGGAAATTATGGCAGTGTTAGTTAGATCTGGTGCAGATCCATTGCAGCAGGTTCCTGATATGGGAAGTGTTGCTGAAATCGTTGCAACATCTCCTTATCCTGAATATATGCAAGCCATCATTGAGGGGGGGATGGATGTTAATGTAAAAATTCAAGGCCAACCCTTGCTCCATGATGCTGCTTCCGACGATACAATTAAAACGCTAAAATTGATGGTAGAACGTGGCGCTAACGTGAATGCCGTTGACTCATTAGGTAAAGCGACAATTATGGCAGCACTGGATGGAATGCAATTAGATACTGTGGAGTGGTTATTAAATCATGGTGCTAATCCTAATACTATTGAGACTAATACAGGGTGGTCGTTTATGCGCCAGCTTGATGATGTTATAACACGCAATGATGATGTTATAACACGCAATAATGGTGATGCCGGAGCGACTCACAAGAAGTTGATGGACATATTTCAGTTAGCCAAACAAAAAGGTGGTCATCCTTATCACTAA